From the genome of Pukyongia salina, one region includes:
- the menA gene encoding 1,4-dihydroxy-2-naphthoate octaprenyltransferase, with translation MSKVKAWISAARLRTLPLSVSGILTGSAAAYAGGFFKLPVFLLAIATTLGFQVLSNFANDYGDGLKGTDNKERVGPARAFQSGLLKARELKRGMIITTIITLLLASLLIFYAFGNENFLLSFIFFNLGIAAVIAAITYTVGRSAYGYRAMGDLFVFVFFGIVGVMGSYFLYSQSMGEHIVLPAITIGLLSTAVLNLNNMRDRISDAKVNKNTLAVILGAERVKFYHLALIVIALCSAVVYLWLEFTGWPHFIPLIAFIPLLLNVIKVLKTKDATTLDPELKKVALSTFLFSLLLFASNFI, from the coding sequence ATGTCTAAAGTTAAAGCCTGGATCTCGGCTGCACGACTACGAACATTGCCTTTATCTGTTTCGGGTATCCTTACAGGCAGTGCTGCGGCCTATGCCGGCGGATTTTTCAAACTCCCTGTATTTTTACTCGCCATAGCCACCACCTTAGGCTTTCAGGTGCTTTCCAATTTTGCCAATGATTACGGTGATGGTCTAAAAGGCACAGATAATAAGGAACGCGTGGGTCCGGCAAGGGCCTTTCAGAGCGGACTATTAAAAGCCCGTGAATTAAAGCGGGGGATGATAATTACTACAATTATCACTTTGTTACTCGCCAGTTTACTGATCTTTTATGCCTTCGGAAATGAAAACTTCCTGCTTTCTTTTATCTTTTTTAACCTGGGAATTGCAGCCGTGATCGCCGCAATAACATATACCGTTGGTAGATCTGCCTATGGCTATCGGGCAATGGGAGATCTCTTTGTTTTTGTTTTCTTCGGAATAGTAGGGGTGATGGGTAGCTACTTCCTTTACTCGCAAAGTATGGGGGAACACATAGTCCTCCCTGCCATCACTATTGGTCTGTTAAGTACAGCTGTATTGAACCTGAATAATATGAGGGACAGGATTAGTGATGCTAAGGTGAACAAAAATACCCTAGCCGTGATCCTTGGTGCGGAACGGGTTAAGTTCTATCATCTGGCTCTTATTGTAATTGCTTTATGTTCGGCCGTGGTCTATTTATGGCTGGAGTTCACCGGATGGCCCCACTTTATTCCCTTGATAGCATTTATTCCCTTACTATTGAATGTGATAAAAGTTTTGAAAACCAAAGATGCTACCACCCTGGACCCGGAATTAAAGAAGGTGGCTTTAAGTACCTTTCTTTTCTCCTTGCTGTTATTTGCATCAAACTTCATTTAA
- a CDS encoding DoxX family protein, with amino-acid sequence MTSTHHFGLLILRISFSGLMLVHGIPKLWDVLQGDFGFGDPFGIGEPLTKILAIITEVICPLLIIIGYKTRLAAIPTFITMAVAAFVIHGDDPFGSKEKALLYGFAFLVIALVGAGKFSVDKK; translated from the coding sequence ATGACATCCACTCATCATTTTGGCCTACTTATTTTACGAATTAGTTTCTCCGGTTTAATGCTCGTACATGGCATTCCGAAATTATGGGATGTTCTACAAGGTGACTTTGGTTTTGGAGATCCCTTCGGAATAGGTGAACCCCTTACTAAAATACTGGCTATCATTACAGAAGTGATCTGCCCATTATTAATAATCATCGGTTATAAAACACGACTCGCCGCAATTCCAACTTTTATCACCATGGCCGTTGCTGCCTTTGTGATACATGGTGACGACCCCTTCGGAAGTAAAGAGAAAGCCTTGCTTTATGGCTTTGCTTTCCTGGTGATCGCCCTGGTGGGTGCCGGTAAATTTTCAGTAGATAAAAAATAA
- a CDS encoding metal-dependent hydrolase, whose protein sequence is MKITFYGHNSLAIQVANKHIIIDPFISGNPLSKDKVDINSLKADFILLTHAHQDHTLDAEAIALNTGATIVSNYEIAMHYEAKGCTVHPMNHGGNWQFDFGNVKYVNAIHTSSFPDGSYGGQPGGFVIEGEHKNIYIAGDTALTMDMKLIPMQTKLDLAILPIGDNFTMGIDDAIIASDFLDCDKVLGVHYDTFGYIEIDHDLAKRKFYDAGKDLMLLEIGESIEL, encoded by the coding sequence ATGAAGATCACTTTTTACGGTCATAATAGCCTGGCCATTCAGGTTGCCAACAAACATATTATAATCGATCCTTTCATTAGTGGGAACCCTTTATCCAAGGATAAGGTTGATATAAATTCACTAAAGGCAGATTTCATTTTATTAACACATGCGCATCAGGACCATACTCTGGACGCCGAAGCAATTGCCCTTAATACCGGGGCAACTATAGTAAGTAATTATGAGATTGCGATGCACTATGAGGCAAAGGGGTGTACGGTTCACCCAATGAATCACGGCGGGAACTGGCAATTCGATTTTGGTAATGTAAAATATGTGAATGCCATTCACACATCTTCGTTTCCCGATGGGAGCTATGGAGGTCAACCGGGAGGATTTGTGATCGAAGGAGAACATAAGAATATTTATATCGCGGGAGATACGGCGCTCACTATGGATATGAAGTTAATCCCCATGCAGACCAAACTTGATCTTGCAATTTTACCAATTGGCGACAATTTCACAATGGGAATAGACGATGCTATAATTGCCAGTGATTTTTTAGATTGTGATAAGGTCCTGGGCGTTCACTACGATACGTTTGGATATATCGAAATAGACCACGACCTCGCCAAACGCAAATTTTACGATGCCGGGAAAGATCTTATGTTGTTGGAAATTGGCGAGTCCATCGAACTTTAG